The Peribacillus simplex genome contains a region encoding:
- a CDS encoding alpha-keto acid decarboxylase family protein, translating into MAEKRTLGQYLYNCLKAEGITEIFGVPGDYNFSLLDTLEDYDGIEFINGRNELNAGYAADAYARVKGISALITTFGVGEMSACNAIAGAYSENVPLIHIVGSPKSMMQQEKELAHHTLMNGDFDVFRKVYEHITSYTAILTPENAAREIPAAIRIAKEKKKPVYLVVAIDLVEKPLVSHGETSENVAKSNVNALQSAVKHIKGMLEHVNKAVLLVDMKTLRYNLQKPVLQLAERLNVPVASLMQGKSGFDESHPQYIGVYGGAFGSKDVTQTVEEADFIIAVGTVWSDVNTSKGTAKLNPLKMVEIQPDTLKVGEASYMNVGAEEILTALQDIGYRQNESAGNISFPYDTMVEDPSAPLKAASYYPRIQQMLKENDIVVTETGTFSYGMSQVRLPKGATYIAQGGWQSIGYATPAAFGACIADRNRRVLLFTGDGSIQLTAQEISSMLENGCKPIVFILNNNGYTIEKFLNVKVDIEKQKYNEIPEWDYTKLAEAFGREAFTARVETNGELDDAITNAQNADKLCLIELVVKDQMDAPEYLQKMRQYLEKQEKLK; encoded by the coding sequence TACTTTGGAAGATTACGATGGGATCGAGTTTATTAATGGACGAAATGAACTCAATGCTGGATACGCTGCGGACGCTTATGCCCGTGTGAAGGGAATTTCGGCACTAATCACCACCTTTGGTGTCGGTGAAATGAGCGCATGTAATGCAATCGCTGGCGCGTACAGTGAAAATGTGCCGCTCATACATATTGTCGGCTCGCCAAAGTCCATGATGCAACAGGAGAAGGAGCTTGCCCATCATACGTTAATGAATGGAGATTTTGATGTTTTCCGTAAGGTTTATGAGCATATCACCAGTTATACGGCAATTCTTACACCAGAAAATGCAGCTAGGGAGATACCCGCTGCAATCAGAATCGCGAAAGAAAAGAAAAAGCCCGTTTATTTGGTAGTGGCTATCGATCTTGTTGAAAAACCGTTGGTTTCTCACGGTGAGACTTCTGAAAATGTGGCCAAGTCGAATGTCAATGCGCTGCAGTCAGCAGTGAAGCATATAAAAGGGATGCTAGAACATGTAAACAAAGCGGTTCTCCTTGTCGACATGAAAACACTTCGTTATAACCTTCAGAAACCCGTACTGCAGCTCGCTGAGAGGTTAAATGTTCCAGTTGCTTCGTTAATGCAGGGGAAAAGCGGGTTTGATGAGAGCCATCCCCAGTATATTGGTGTTTACGGCGGAGCTTTCGGAAGTAAGGATGTAACTCAGACTGTTGAAGAAGCGGATTTCATCATAGCTGTTGGTACTGTTTGGTCAGACGTCAATACTTCCAAAGGTACAGCAAAGCTTAACCCGTTGAAAATGGTGGAAATTCAACCTGACACTTTAAAAGTGGGGGAAGCCAGTTATATGAATGTCGGTGCGGAAGAAATTTTAACTGCGCTTCAGGACATTGGTTACCGGCAGAACGAATCTGCTGGAAACATCTCGTTTCCGTATGACACAATGGTGGAAGACCCATCAGCACCACTGAAAGCGGCTTCCTATTATCCTCGAATTCAGCAAATGTTGAAAGAAAATGATATTGTGGTCACGGAAACAGGAACATTCTCTTATGGGATGTCACAGGTCAGGTTGCCGAAAGGGGCGACCTACATAGCCCAGGGAGGCTGGCAAAGCATCGGATATGCGACGCCCGCAGCTTTCGGTGCTTGTATAGCGGATAGAAATCGGCGTGTTCTTTTGTTTACCGGGGACGGTTCGATACAGCTGACAGCACAGGAAATAAGCTCGATGCTGGAGAACGGCTGCAAGCCCATCGTGTTTATTCTCAACAATAACGGGTACACGATCGAAAAATTCTTGAACGTAAAAGTCGATATAGAAAAACAGAAATACAACGAGATACCAGAGTGGGATTATACAAAACTGGCTGAAGCGTTTGGTCGGGAGGCATTTACAGCAAGAGTCGAGACGAATGGTGAACTGGATGATGCCATTACAAATGCTCAGAACGCCGATAAACTTTGCCTTATAGAGCTGGTCGTGAAAGATCAAATGGATGCCCCGGAATATTTGCAAAAAATGAGGCAGTATCTTGAAAAACAAGAGAAACTAAAGTAA